The following are encoded together in the Mesoplodon densirostris isolate mMesDen1 chromosome 2, mMesDen1 primary haplotype, whole genome shotgun sequence genome:
- the GBP5 gene encoding guanylate-binding protein 5 isoform X2, protein MAPVVHMPEPLCLIENINGRLLVNPKALKILSSIQQPTVVVAIVGLYRTGKSYLMNKLAGKNKGFSVGSTVQSHTKGIWMWCVPHPEKPNHILVLLDTEGLGDVEKGDKKSDTQISVLALLLSSTFVYNTMNTIDQRAIDLLHYVTELSNLLRTVTSPDLDGVDNEADFMSICPDLVWTVRDFYLDLEANGRLITADEYLENSLRPKQGTDQHLQNFNLPRLCIQKFFPIKKCFIFDLPTHRKKLAQLETLHNDDLDPEFVQQVEDFCSYIFSHSKTKTLSGGIKVNRSHLERLVLTYVNAINSGDLPCLENEVLALAQIKNLAAVQKAIAHYDQQMGQKVQLPTETLQELLDLHRASEKGAMEVFMKHSFEDIDQGFQEKLETLLEAKQNDFCKRNLEASLNRCSALLQDIFCPLEEDVKQGIYSKPGGHRLFLQKREELKAKYYQEPRKGIQAEEALQKYLQSKESVRVTIWQTDLVLTAKEKEMEEARVKAEFMKAEEQRLWAILMHHQQMMEQRERLHREQMRQMEINRVYQQALQQRAQERQLKEEAEKLKERLQAESRKLQDEIQHLQRNDPPDDTCILL, encoded by the exons ATGGCCCCAGTGGTTCACATGCCAGAACCCTTGTGCCTCATTGAGAACATTAATGGGCGACTGTTGGTTAATCCGAAAGCTCTGAAGATCCTGTCTTCCATTCAGCAGCCCACTGTGGTGGTAGCTATCGTGGGCCTCTACCGCACCGGCAAATCCTACCTGATGAACAAGCTGGCTGGGAAGAACAAGG GTTTCTCTGTTGGATCCACAGTGCAGTCTCACACCAAGGGCATCTGGATGTGGTGTGTGCCTCACCCTGAGAAGCCAAACCACATCCTGGTTCTTCTTGACACGGAGGGACTTGGAGACGTAGAGAAG GGTGACAAGAAGAGTGACACCCAGATATCTGTACTGGCACTACTACTGAGTAGTACCTTTGTATATAATACCATGAACACAATTGACCAGAGGGCTATCGACCTCTTGCA CTATGTGACAGAACTGTCAAATCTACTCAGAACAGTTACCTCACCTGATCTTGATGGGGTAGACAATGAAGCTGACTTTATGAGCATCTGTCCAGACTTAGTGTGGACTGTGAGAGATTTCTACCTTGACCTGGAAGCTAATGGGCGACTCATCACAGCAGATGAGTACCTGGAGAATTCACTGAGGCCAAAGCAGG gcaCCGATCAACatcttcaaaattttaatttgccCCGTCTGTGTATACAGAAATTCTTTCCAATaaagaaatgctttatttttgACTTGCCCACTCATCGGAAGAAGCTTGCCCAGCTTGAGACACTGCATAATGATGACCTGGATCCTGAATTTGTACAACAAGTGGAAGATTTCTGTTCCTACATCTTCAGCCATTCCAAGACTAAAACTCTTTCAGGAGGCATCAAGGTCAATAGATCTC ATCTAGAGAGGCTGGTACTGACTTATGTCAATGCCATCAACAGTGGGGATCTGCCCTGCTTGGAGAACGAAGTCCTGGCCTTGGCCCAGATTAAGAACTTGGCCGCAGTGCAAAAGGCCATTGCCCACTATGACCAGCAGATGGGCCAGAAAGTGCAGCTGCCCACGGAAACCCTCCAGGAGCTACTGGACCTGCACAGGGCCAGTGAGAAAGGGGCTATGGAAGTCTTCATGAAGCACTCTTTCGAGGATATAGACCAAGGATTCCAGGAAAAATTAGAG ACCCTGCTAGAAGCCAAACAGAATGATTTTTGTAAACGGAATTTGGAGGCATCACTGAATCGCTGTTCAGCTTTACTTCAGGATATTTTTTGTCCTCTAGAAGAAGATGTGAAGCAAGGGATTTATTCAAAACCTGGGGGGCATCGTCTTTTCCTTCAGAAGAGAGAAGAGCTGAAGGCAAAGTACTATCAGGAACCCAGGAAAGGAATACAG GCTGAGGAAGCTCTGCAGAAATATTTACAGTCCAAGGAGTCTGTAAGAGTTACCATTTGGCAGACAGATCTGGttctcacagcaaaggaaaaggagATGGAAG aggCACGTGTGAAAGCAGAGTTTATGAAGGCTGAAGAACAAAGGTTGTGGGCAATTCTAATGCATCACCAGCAAATGATGGAGCAGAGGGAGAGACTCCATCGGGAACAAATGAGACAAATGGAGATAAACAGAGTATACCAGCAGGCCCTGCAACAGAGGGCCCAAGAACGTCAGCTCAAG GAGGAGGCTGAAAAGCTCAAGGAGAGATTACAAGCTGAGAGCAGAAAACTTCAGGATGAGATCCAGCATCTCCAGAGGAATGACCCACCAGATGATACCTGTATCTTACTCTAA
- the GBP5 gene encoding guanylate-binding protein 5 isoform X1, with protein sequence MAPVVHMPEPLCLIENINGRLLVNPKALKILSSIQQPTVVVAIVGLYRTGKSYLMNKLAGKNKGFSVGSTVQSHTKGIWMWCVPHPEKPNHILVLLDTEGLGDVEKGDKKSDTQISVLALLLSSTFVYNTMNTIDQRAIDLLHYVTELSNLLRTVTSPDLDGVDNEADFMSICPDLVWTVRDFYLDLEANGRLITADEYLENSLRPKQGTDQHLQNFNLPRLCIQKFFPIKKCFIFDLPTHRKKLAQLETLHNDDLDPEFVQQVEDFCSYIFSHSKTKTLSGGIKVNRSHLERLVLTYVNAINSGDLPCLENEVLALAQIKNLAAVQKAIAHYDQQMGQKVQLPTETLQELLDLHRASEKGAMEVFMKHSFEDIDQGFQEKLETLLEAKQNDFCKRNLEASLNRCSALLQDIFCPLEEDVKQGIYSKPGGHRLFLQKREELKAKYYQEPRKGIQEEAEKLKERLQAESRKLQDEIQHLQRNDPPDDTCILL encoded by the exons ATGGCCCCAGTGGTTCACATGCCAGAACCCTTGTGCCTCATTGAGAACATTAATGGGCGACTGTTGGTTAATCCGAAAGCTCTGAAGATCCTGTCTTCCATTCAGCAGCCCACTGTGGTGGTAGCTATCGTGGGCCTCTACCGCACCGGCAAATCCTACCTGATGAACAAGCTGGCTGGGAAGAACAAGG GTTTCTCTGTTGGATCCACAGTGCAGTCTCACACCAAGGGCATCTGGATGTGGTGTGTGCCTCACCCTGAGAAGCCAAACCACATCCTGGTTCTTCTTGACACGGAGGGACTTGGAGACGTAGAGAAG GGTGACAAGAAGAGTGACACCCAGATATCTGTACTGGCACTACTACTGAGTAGTACCTTTGTATATAATACCATGAACACAATTGACCAGAGGGCTATCGACCTCTTGCA CTATGTGACAGAACTGTCAAATCTACTCAGAACAGTTACCTCACCTGATCTTGATGGGGTAGACAATGAAGCTGACTTTATGAGCATCTGTCCAGACTTAGTGTGGACTGTGAGAGATTTCTACCTTGACCTGGAAGCTAATGGGCGACTCATCACAGCAGATGAGTACCTGGAGAATTCACTGAGGCCAAAGCAGG gcaCCGATCAACatcttcaaaattttaatttgccCCGTCTGTGTATACAGAAATTCTTTCCAATaaagaaatgctttatttttgACTTGCCCACTCATCGGAAGAAGCTTGCCCAGCTTGAGACACTGCATAATGATGACCTGGATCCTGAATTTGTACAACAAGTGGAAGATTTCTGTTCCTACATCTTCAGCCATTCCAAGACTAAAACTCTTTCAGGAGGCATCAAGGTCAATAGATCTC ATCTAGAGAGGCTGGTACTGACTTATGTCAATGCCATCAACAGTGGGGATCTGCCCTGCTTGGAGAACGAAGTCCTGGCCTTGGCCCAGATTAAGAACTTGGCCGCAGTGCAAAAGGCCATTGCCCACTATGACCAGCAGATGGGCCAGAAAGTGCAGCTGCCCACGGAAACCCTCCAGGAGCTACTGGACCTGCACAGGGCCAGTGAGAAAGGGGCTATGGAAGTCTTCATGAAGCACTCTTTCGAGGATATAGACCAAGGATTCCAGGAAAAATTAGAG ACCCTGCTAGAAGCCAAACAGAATGATTTTTGTAAACGGAATTTGGAGGCATCACTGAATCGCTGTTCAGCTTTACTTCAGGATATTTTTTGTCCTCTAGAAGAAGATGTGAAGCAAGGGATTTATTCAAAACCTGGGGGGCATCGTCTTTTCCTTCAGAAGAGAGAAGAGCTGAAGGCAAAGTACTATCAGGAACCCAGGAAAGGAATACAG GAGGAGGCTGAAAAGCTCAAGGAGAGATTACAAGCTGAGAGCAGAAAACTTCAGGATGAGATCCAGCATCTCCAGAGGAATGACCCACCAGATGATACCTGTATCTTACTCTAA